Proteins encoded in a region of the Zea mays cultivar B73 chromosome 2, Zm-B73-REFERENCE-NAM-5.0, whole genome shotgun sequence genome:
- the LOC118476432 gene encoding uncharacterized protein, producing MASRQFFTYDPYEFAYDQYYNLYEPYYLRQSAPTRRARDIFAGAEPAAAKARSTPRATESETQTSFSIPVNGPDSPDRAPSLVVEARTGPMAPAMSAEDAAARMQAAARGFLARKSVLAVRQVDQEAAQVAGKMACEAETLLADPRARVAVWEALMRMLLRLDAVRGARDYRRRVTKRVVALQDAVDALVAKPAPATVEMAEEIAIAPELPDAEDEKEDEEAETHEAAAVEIAEESNTNVGVDEPEGSEILAEENEHTSPALTAVAGAASDVVDARKLMQMVATLCEQSAQQCALIEALAERVDMLERTLRRMQDADSAGGRPTS from the coding sequence ATGGCGTCCCGGCAGTTCTTCACCTACGACCCCTACGAGTTCGCGTACGACCAGTACTACAACCTTTACGAGCCTTACTACCTGCGGCAGTCCGCGCCCACCCGTCGAGCTAGAGACATCTTTGCGGGTGCCGAGCCGGCGGCCGCGAAAGCGAGATCCACGCCCAGGGCAACGGAGTCGGAGACGCAGACGTCGTTCTCAATCCCAGTCAACGGGCCTGACTCGCCGGATAGGGCTCCCTCTCTGGTGGTGGAAGCTCGCACGGGACCGATGGCGCCGGCGATGTCGGCGGAGGACGCCGCGGCACGGATGCAGGCGGCGGCGCGCGGGTTCCTCGCGAGGAAGTCGGTGCTGGCGGTACGCCAGGTGGATCAAGAGGCGGCGCAAGTCGCGGGAAAGATGGCGTGCGAGGCGGAGACCCTGCTAGCGGACCCCAGGGCGCGCGTCGCCGTCTGGGAGGCGCTCATGAGGATGCTGCTGCGTCTCGACGCGGTGCGCGGAGCGCGGGACTACCGGCGGAGGGTCACCAAGCGGGTCGTCGCGCTGCAGGACGCCGTCGACGCGCTCGTCGCTAAGCCGGCACCGGCAACCGTCGAGATGGCGGAGGAGATCGCCATAGCGCCGGAGCTGCCAGACGCTGAAGATGAAAAGGAAGACGAAGAGGCAGAGACACACGAGGCGGCGGCCGTCGAGATAGCAGAGGAGAGCAATACCAATGTTGGTGTCGACGAGCCTGAGGGTTCGGAGATATTGGCTGAAGAAAACGAACACACCTCACCGGCCCTGACTGCAGTTGCTGGCGCCGCCTCCGACGTTGTGGACGCGAGGAAGTTGATGCAGATGGTGGCGACGCTGTGCGAGCAGAGCGCGCAGCAGTGCGCGTTGATCGAAGCGCTGGCCGAGCGTGTGGACATGCTGGAGCGTACCCTGCGGCGGATGCAAGACGCCGACAGCGCCGGCGGCCGGCCAACAAGCTGA